A window from Telopea speciosissima isolate NSW1024214 ecotype Mountain lineage chromosome 8, Tspe_v1, whole genome shotgun sequence encodes these proteins:
- the LOC122671933 gene encoding chalcone synthase 2-like has translation MGSSVGEIYEAQCTQGPATVLAIGTANPSNCVYQPDFPDFYFRSTKSEHMTGLKEKFKRICDRSTIIKRHLYMTEEMIEQNPDFYNPMAPTLDARQDIMVVEVPKLAKEAALKAINEWGQPKSKITHIVFTTISGVDAPGADFQLIKLLGLSPTVKRVMMYHLGCYGGGSVLRVAKDLAENNKGARVLVVCSELNSVSGFKGPTETDFHTLLGQAIFADGAAALIVGADPDTSIERPLFQLVSAGTRILPDSDDMVEGHLRQTGLSISLSKDVAKTISGHIGKCLEEAFNKIGISNWNSIFWVSHPGGPAILDLIEGTLGLKEEKLKASRKVLSEYGNMSSPTVMFILDEMRNKSMKEGKATTGEGFDWGVLLGFGPGLTVETIILRSITQA, from the coding sequence ATGGGATCATCAGTTGGAGAAATCTATGAAGCGCAGTGCACTCAGGGTCCAGCCACAGTGCTGGCCATCGGCACAGCAAATCCATCCAACTGTGTTTATCAGCCTGATTTCCCAGATTTTTACTTCAGATCCACAAAGAGTGAGCATATGACTGGATTGAAGGAGAAGTTCAAACGAATATGTGACAGATCTACAATTATAAAGCGTCATCTCTACATGACTGAGGAAATGATCGAGCAGAACCCCGACTTCTACAACCCCATGGCTCCAACACTTGATGCACGCCAAGATATTATGGTTGTTGAGGTTCCCAAGTTGGCTAAAGAAGCAGCTTTAAAAGCCATCAATGAGTGGGGGCAGCCCAAATCAAAGATCACCCACATTGTATTTACTACCATTTCTGGTGTTGATGCACCTGGTGCCGACTTCCAACTCATCAAGCTCCTTGGCCTTTCACCCACCGTCAAACGTGTGATGATGTATCATCTAGGCTGCTACGGTGGTGGCAGTGTCCTCCGTGTTGCCAAAGACCTTGCTGAGAACAATAAAGGTGCTCGTGTCCTTGTTGTTTGCTCGGAGTTAAACTCAGTTAGTGGCTTCAAGGGACCTACCGAGACCGACTTCCACACCTTACTTGGGCAGGCAATCTTCGCTGATGGGGCTGCTGCTTTAATAGTTGGTGCAGACCCTGACACTTCAATTGAGCGTCCACTATTCCAACTCGTCTCAGCGGGTACTCGAATTCTCCCAGACTCAGATGATATGGTTGAAGGCCATTTACGTCAAACAGGTCTTTCAATCAGCTTATCCAAGGATGTAGCCAAAACTATTTCTGGGCACATCGGAAAATGTTTGGAGGAAGCATTCAACAAGATTGGTATTAGTAATTGGAACTCCATTTTTTGGGTGTCTCACCCTGGTGGGCCGGCGATTTTGGACCTAATTGAAGGGACCCTTGGTTTGAAGGAGGAGAAACTCAAGGCATCAAGAAAAGTGTTGAGCGAATATGGTAATATGTCAAGCCCCACTGTGATGTTCATTTTGGATGAGATGAGGAACAAGTCTATGAAGGAAGGGAAAGCCACAACTGGAGAAGGGTTTGATTGGGGTgtgctattagggtttggaccaGGTCTAACTGTGGAGACAATCATCTTGCGTAGCATAACCCAGGCTTGA
- the LOC122671931 gene encoding chalcone synthase 2-like — protein sequence MTGLKEKFKRICDRSTIIKRHLYMTEEMIEENPDFYNSMAPTLDACQDIMVVEVPKLAKEAALKAINEWGQPKSKITHIVFTTISGVDAPGANFQLIKLLGLSPTVKRVMMYHLGCYGGGSVLRVVKDLAENNKSARVLVVCSELNSVSGFKGPSETDFHTLLGQAIFADGAAALIVGVDPDTSVERPLFQLFSAGSRILLDSDDMVEGHLRQTGLSISLSKDVAKTISGNIGKCLEEAFNKIGISDWNSIFWVSHPGGLVILDLIEGTLGLKEEKLMASRKVLSEFGNMSSSTVMFILDEMRNKSIKVGKATTGEGFDWGVLLGFGPGLIVETIILRSISTI from the coding sequence ATGACTGGATTGAAGGAGAAGTTCAAGCGAATCTGTGACagatctacaattataaaacgTCATCTCTACATGACTGAGGAAATGATCGAGGAGAACCCCGACTTCTACAACTCCATGGCTCCAACACTTGATGCTTGCCAAGATATTATGGTTGTTGAGGTTCCCAAGTTGGCTAAAGAAGCAGCTTTAAAAGCCATCAATGAATGGGGGCAGCCCAAATCAAAGATCACCCACATTGTATTCACTACCATTTCTGGTGTTGATGCTCCTGGTGCCAACTTCCAACTCATCAAGCTCCTTGGCCTTTCACCAACTGTCAAACGTGTGATGATGTATCATCTAGGTTGCTACGGTGGTGGCAGTGTCCTTCGTGTTGTCAAAGATCTGGCTGAGAACAATAAAAGTGCTCGTGTCCTTGTTGTTTGCTCGGAATTAAACTCTGTTAGTGGCTTCAAGGGACCTTCTGAGACCGACTTCCACACCCTACTTGGGCAGGCAATCTTCGCAGATGGCGCTGCAGCTTTAATAGTTGGTGTAGACCCTGACACATCAGTTGAGCGCCCACTATTCCAACTCTTCTCAGCAGGTTCTCGAATTCTCCTAGACTCAGATGATATGGTTGAAGGCCACTTGCGTCAAACGGGTCTTTCAATCAGCTTATCCAAGGATGTAGCCAAAACTATTTCTGGGAACATTGGAAAATGTTTGGAGGAAGCATTCAACAAGATCGGTATTAGTGATTGGAACTCCATTTTTTGGGTATCTCACCCTGGTGGGCTGGTAATTTTGGATCTGATCGAAGGGACCCTTGGTTTGAAGGAGGAGAAACTGATGGCATCAAGAAAAGTGTTGAGCGAATTTGGTAATATGTCAAGCTCCACTGTGATGTTCATTTTGGATGAGATGAGGAACAAGTCTATAAAGGTAGGGAAAGCCACAACCGGAGAAGGGTTTGATTGGGGTgtgctattagggtttggaccgGGTCTAATTGTGGAGACAATTATCTTGCGTAGCATCAGTACAATTTAA